Proteins from one Erysipelothrix larvae genomic window:
- a CDS encoding D-alanyl-D-alanine carboxypeptidase family protein produces the protein MEAVKRPRGVRYRLKKGPKIVMIGVLFLLVGFTFYQSQQPKVRFNEEKIVEYGDRFEDAIASIVNQDKSRFDSVEVVSMDTSAISTEETPTFEGSIVATFKGNTKTVNFQFSVKDTQAPVIVSDVTSIDFSDANPFELTTLLETVSASDPVDGPLTLTYSFDDMKETRKLTAEEFSLAVRQLVYNRSYAFSAHATDSNGLSSSKHFDVTITDGGMKSVSSLSEEEKLALINDFTAKYSTVYDVTNDSVIHESGYDSKIYPASMTKMMTVYAALSILESNITPAWNNKEVVTLDTVYTVPTTIDYIHASDASNAGIWGNDVVSIRDLFYGIMLPSGADAALALSEALTGSSDGLVNKMNEIASELGMTRTHFANATGLHDNNHYTSMKDLVTLLKSAWQNDAYRLIMSSKVYVTDQPYVNGRHDVFESSSLSMLNMMGDDLVVASKSGFTDESARSLASVVIVDEAVYFIVVNQSNQDGLGLSAVTDTMYLINQYIK, from the coding sequence ATGGAAGCAGTAAAAAGACCGCGGGGGGTTCGATACAGACTGAAAAAAGGGCCAAAGATCGTGATGATTGGTGTTCTTTTTCTTTTAGTAGGCTTTACCTTTTACCAAAGCCAACAACCGAAGGTTCGATTTAATGAGGAAAAAATTGTTGAGTATGGGGATCGCTTTGAAGATGCAATTGCTTCAATTGTGAATCAAGACAAATCCCGTTTTGACAGTGTTGAAGTTGTTTCGATGGATACATCGGCGATTTCTACTGAAGAAACACCGACATTTGAGGGGTCAATTGTCGCAACATTTAAAGGCAATACAAAGACCGTTAACTTTCAGTTTTCTGTCAAGGACACACAAGCACCTGTGATCGTATCAGATGTGACGTCGATTGATTTTAGTGATGCAAATCCTTTTGAACTCACAACCCTTTTAGAGACGGTGAGTGCATCCGATCCAGTAGATGGTCCATTAACACTGACGTATTCATTTGATGATATGAAAGAAACCCGAAAGCTTACCGCAGAAGAGTTCAGCTTAGCGGTACGTCAACTTGTTTATAATCGCAGCTATGCTTTTAGTGCACATGCTACGGACTCAAATGGTTTAAGTTCAAGTAAACACTTTGATGTGACGATTACAGATGGAGGGATGAAATCAGTATCTTCACTCTCAGAGGAAGAAAAACTCGCCTTAATCAATGATTTCACTGCGAAATATAGTACAGTCTATGATGTCACCAATGATTCGGTAATCCATGAATCGGGGTACGATAGTAAGATTTATCCAGCATCAATGACCAAGATGATGACGGTGTATGCAGCCCTCTCCATTTTGGAGTCAAACATTACACCTGCATGGAACAACAAAGAAGTCGTTACGTTGGATACGGTATATACAGTACCAACAACGATTGACTATATTCATGCTTCAGATGCGTCAAATGCAGGCATTTGGGGCAATGATGTTGTCTCAATTCGTGATCTCTTTTATGGCATAATGCTTCCTTCAGGAGCCGATGCAGCATTGGCACTTTCTGAAGCCTTAACGGGTTCAAGTGATGGCCTGGTGAATAAGATGAATGAGATCGCAAGTGAATTAGGAATGACGCGTACGCACTTTGCGAATGCGACAGGACTTCACGACAACAATCACTATACAAGCATGAAAGACCTCGTGACGTTATTAAAAAGTGCATGGCAAAATGATGCCTATCGATTGATCATGTCATCAAAAGTTTATGTTACAGACCAACCGTATGTGAATGGTCGTCATGATGTCTTTGAATCAAGTTCACTCTCCATGCTAAACATGATGGGTGATGACCTTGTTGTTGCGTCAAAGTCTGGATTTACAGATGAATCCGCACGCTCATTGGCGTCTGTGGTCATTGTTGATGAAGCCGTCTATTTCATTGTCGTGAATCAAAGCAATCAAGATGGTTTAGGCTTGAGTGCTGTCACTGATACAATGTATCTCATCAATCAATACATTAAATAA
- a CDS encoding SLC13 family permease: MKKLVWTGIAFLFLISCGLFLNLEGLSQDAMWVVGIFGASLILWITQGIEWPSVFVLLILGLIPTLGFNSVLMSAFGNSVFGFLLFTFMSTYALGTTPIMKNIAYKTMDLNIARKGPRTLMTLLLGSVLLVGLFVSPTVLFFIVYPIFEEILNVLNVKKGSPFGAALMIGLVFIVSLSSGMTPIGHVFPVLAMSVYESIAGTAIDYAQYMTFAIPFGIILYGVIVFGLSRMFKFDAVDISHLPHHTTQPMEAKDKAIIAIFSVIVLLWIIPSIITTPWTVKLNSFGTAFPPLLGVSLMSMIHINKKPLLKITDALSKGVPWISLLMAGATLALGAALTHSDIGIINALQSSVGPMISHWPRLGFIAVFVIWALFQSSISSHMVTAQVVSAVAVPIALVSTQLDAKAIVMVIGLMASIGSSTPASMPYVAVIGSSGWTNPKEILKFGVVITIVIALLTIFIGYPFAEFIL; the protein is encoded by the coding sequence ATGAAGAAGTTGGTTTGGACTGGTATTGCGTTTTTGTTTCTAATAAGTTGTGGACTCTTTTTGAATCTTGAGGGCCTTTCTCAAGATGCGATGTGGGTTGTGGGAATCTTTGGTGCTTCTTTAATCTTGTGGATCACACAAGGGATTGAATGGCCATCGGTTTTTGTATTGTTAATATTGGGATTAATTCCAACCCTTGGATTTAATTCAGTATTAATGAGTGCGTTTGGAAATTCAGTATTTGGATTCTTGTTGTTTACCTTCATGAGCACCTATGCTTTAGGAACAACACCGATTATGAAAAACATTGCCTATAAGACGATGGACTTAAACATTGCACGAAAAGGCCCCCGTACCTTAATGACATTATTGTTGGGTTCGGTCTTATTGGTTGGACTTTTTGTATCTCCAACTGTTTTGTTTTTCATTGTATATCCGATCTTTGAAGAAATATTAAATGTATTGAATGTGAAAAAAGGCAGTCCATTTGGGGCAGCCTTAATGATTGGTTTAGTCTTTATTGTCAGCCTTTCTTCAGGCATGACACCTATTGGACATGTTTTCCCTGTCTTGGCAATGAGTGTGTATGAATCCATTGCTGGGACGGCGATTGATTATGCTCAGTATATGACCTTTGCAATTCCTTTTGGAATCATCCTTTATGGTGTCATTGTGTTTGGACTATCACGCATGTTTAAATTTGATGCAGTGGATATATCCCATTTGCCCCATCACACAACCCAACCGATGGAAGCCAAAGATAAAGCGATCATCGCAATCTTTAGTGTGATAGTACTCTTATGGATTATTCCAAGTATCATTACAACCCCTTGGACTGTGAAATTAAACAGTTTTGGAACCGCATTTCCCCCATTACTGGGTGTAAGCTTAATGAGCATGATTCATATCAATAAGAAACCCTTGTTAAAGATTACAGATGCCTTATCTAAAGGTGTTCCTTGGATTAGTTTGTTAATGGCAGGTGCAACCTTAGCACTGGGAGCAGCGTTAACACACAGTGATATTGGTATTATTAATGCCTTACAAAGTAGCGTAGGGCCAATGATATCCCATTGGCCACGCCTTGGATTTATTGCGGTCTTTGTGATATGGGCATTATTTCAATCCAGTATTTCATCACACATGGTAACTGCACAAGTGGTTAGTGCAGTGGCAGTACCCATTGCCCTTGTCAGCACGCAATTGGATGCGAAAGCAATTGTGATGGTAATAGGACTCATGGCTTCGATTGGATCATCTACCCCTGCATCCATGCCTTATGTTGCGGTTATTGGAAGTTCAGGGTGGACCAATCCCAAAGAAATCTTAAAGTTTGGTGTTGTGATTACGATTGTAATCGCCCTGTTAACAATCTTTATTGGGTACCCTTTCGCAGAATTCATACTTTAA
- the sdaAB gene encoding L-serine ammonia-lyase, iron-sulfur-dependent subunit beta has product MADKQFKSLFDIIGPVMIGPSSSHTAGAVRIGNMARHIFKELPDSVNIYLFESFAETYKGHGTNLALLGGLLGMSPDDERIQDAMLLANEKGIDYKFIPLADKVEHPNTARFVMRKGNKKMSVTGVSIGGGNAQITQIDDYDLVIQNGVSTIVTYHKDVPGVIAKVSVLLNEYNINIASMKLWRKQRGKDASMVIEVDQVPDDFDVNLLLRCEHMKHIIYVQGDDHGFD; this is encoded by the coding sequence ATGGCAGATAAGCAATTTAAGTCATTATTTGATATTATCGGACCCGTGATGATTGGTCCAAGCAGTTCGCATACTGCAGGCGCAGTGCGTATTGGAAATATGGCCCGCCATATTTTTAAAGAACTCCCCGATTCAGTCAATATCTATTTGTTTGAATCATTTGCGGAAACATACAAGGGACATGGAACAAACCTCGCGCTTTTAGGAGGACTTTTGGGAATGAGCCCGGATGATGAACGCATTCAAGATGCAATGCTCTTGGCAAATGAAAAAGGAATTGACTATAAGTTTATTCCCCTTGCAGATAAGGTAGAACATCCCAACACTGCGCGCTTTGTCATGCGTAAAGGGAATAAGAAGATGTCAGTAACTGGTGTTTCTATTGGAGGAGGCAATGCCCAAATTACCCAAATCGACGATTATGATCTTGTGATTCAAAATGGGGTGAGTACCATTGTTACCTATCATAAGGATGTACCAGGGGTAATTGCGAAGGTGTCGGTGTTATTGAATGAATACAATATCAACATTGCATCGATGAAGCTTTGGCGTAAACAACGAGGAAAAGATGCATCGATGGTCATCGAAGTAGATCAGGTACCAGATGACTTTGATGTGAACTTGTTGTTGCGATGTGAACATATGAAACACATTATTTATGTACAAGGAGACGATCATGGATTCGATTAA
- the sdaAA gene encoding L-serine ammonia-lyase, iron-sulfur-dependent, subunit alpha, protein MDSIKALIEAAKDYESLAECAIDYEVQNSGMTKEQVLNKMKYQLDTMKRTVDQGVNGVRSKTGLTGMDAKKLHEYINTKDTLCDTTILNAVQNAIATNEVNAAMGLICATPTAGSAGVVPGVLTSLHERFNMSEKEQLDFLFVSAIFGYIIANNASISGAMGGCQAEIGSASAMASAACVCYRGGTPEMAAHALAITIKNLLGLVCDPVAGLVEVPCVKRNALGASLALVSADMALAGIKSKIDPDEVIETMYRVGQQMDASLKETGQGGLATTPSGLKYTEEIFGGNREGL, encoded by the coding sequence ATGGATTCGATTAAAGCATTGATAGAAGCTGCTAAAGACTATGAATCCTTGGCAGAATGTGCCATTGATTATGAAGTTCAAAACAGTGGCATGACAAAAGAACAGGTCTTAAATAAGATGAAATACCAACTGGATACGATGAAGAGAACTGTAGATCAGGGTGTGAATGGTGTGCGTTCTAAAACAGGACTTACAGGTATGGATGCAAAAAAATTACATGAATACATCAATACAAAGGATACACTGTGTGATACCACAATCTTAAATGCAGTTCAAAATGCGATTGCAACCAATGAAGTCAATGCAGCAATGGGACTCATTTGCGCAACACCCACTGCAGGAAGTGCTGGAGTCGTACCGGGTGTTCTTACATCGCTTCATGAACGATTTAATATGAGTGAAAAAGAACAACTTGATTTTCTCTTTGTATCCGCAATCTTTGGTTATATCATCGCAAACAATGCATCAATCAGTGGTGCAATGGGTGGATGTCAGGCTGAGATTGGAAGTGCCAGTGCTATGGCCAGTGCAGCGTGTGTATGTTATCGCGGAGGGACACCAGAAATGGCAGCGCATGCGCTTGCAATCACCATTAAGAACTTATTGGGGCTTGTATGTGATCCGGTTGCAGGATTAGTCGAAGTACCGTGTGTTAAACGAAATGCCTTGGGTGCATCACTCGCACTTGTCAGTGCAGATATGGCCCTTGCAGGAATCAAAAGTAAGATTGACCCTGATGAGGTTATTGAAACAATGTATCGTGTGGGACAACAAATGGATGCATCATTAAAAGAAACAGGCCAAGGGGGACTTGCGACAACACCCAGTGGTCTAAAATATACTGAAGAAATCTTTGGTGGAAACCGCGAAGGTTTATAG
- a CDS encoding VOC family protein, with product MKYKGTMLVVKDIEASKCFYTEVLGLRVISDFIENVTFTGGVSVQTEASWMQFTGCDESFFQYQGNVMEVYYETEDFDGFVSRAKDLKVAFIGNESMMPWGQKVVRFYDPDKHIIEVGEALKEMVKRYAQEGLSVDAIVEKTMMKKGIVERFLKG from the coding sequence ATGAAATATAAAGGAACAATGCTTGTGGTGAAAGATATTGAAGCATCAAAGTGTTTTTACACAGAGGTTTTAGGATTACGGGTCATTTCAGATTTTATAGAGAATGTAACCTTTACAGGAGGCGTTTCTGTACAAACAGAAGCATCATGGATGCAGTTTACAGGGTGTGATGAATCTTTCTTTCAATATCAAGGAAATGTTATGGAGGTATATTATGAAACAGAAGATTTCGATGGTTTTGTTAGTCGAGCCAAAGATCTAAAGGTAGCATTTATAGGAAACGAATCCATGATGCCTTGGGGACAGAAAGTTGTGCGGTTTTATGATCCGGACAAACATATTATTGAAGTCGGTGAAGCATTGAAAGAAATGGTGAAGCGCTACGCTCAAGAAGGATTGAGTGTGGATGCGATCGTAGAGAAAACGATGATGAAAAAAGGCATCGTTGAACGGTTTTTGAAAGGTTAA
- a CDS encoding pyridoxamine 5'-phosphate oxidase family protein: protein MLNTYEEAMKRLDEQIGNKDGLFALSTISQNKGPNGACIPAARLVDAYYEEGALYIVTHAKSNKMLEIAENPEVAICVIVENFTANGKAENLGWVLNPQNEVIIEKLRQIFAEWYYVANNEADENCCIMKVTLTKGLWYDAHEGTRTEIDFINKTVV from the coding sequence ATGTTGAATACATATGAAGAAGCAATGAAGCGGTTGGATGAACAAATTGGAAACAAAGATGGGCTCTTTGCACTGTCTACAATCTCACAAAATAAAGGTCCCAACGGCGCGTGCATTCCTGCTGCACGTCTTGTAGATGCTTATTATGAAGAGGGTGCGCTATATATTGTTACACATGCGAAATCAAATAAAATGCTTGAGATTGCTGAAAACCCAGAAGTTGCAATCTGCGTTATTGTTGAGAATTTTACCGCAAATGGCAAGGCTGAGAATTTAGGGTGGGTTTTGAATCCACAAAATGAAGTGATTATTGAGAAATTGCGTCAGATATTCGCTGAGTGGTATTATGTCGCAAATAATGAAGCAGACGAGAACTGTTGCATCATGAAAGTCACACTGACAAAAGGACTTTGGTATGATGCGCATGAAGGGACTCGCACTGAAATTGACTTTATCAATAAGACGGTAGTATAG
- a CDS encoding AAA family ATPase — MFSKLYTENFRNLSNEEISFRTRRGSLKQAAFFFGDNGVGKTSIIYALGFLKCTTDAFLYNFRIHQSNSTVQPFNLRQHAQQHTRLGAKGALKIHYELIIDKELYIYTLEFTPEGTLEKEVLFRKVRGNFHVLFSYTGHALYLCDQEFSKSMEPWLRRQFNEHIQNYTFLSLIYYGYREDIIHPKNHLCEFLKRLGRYHLQHESFNHQDHFNIVENQSVYATHGISPSEFELFQNAGGVLVTQVAKVLYPNIDHVRYKYEKQKDGKLAYQLMTYIKVGDQVQLAQNHQLPKSYFSFLEFCFALLDLLVGNAVVYDDMDALFSSETLKYFIKNITQKTSAQVMMTFNTPELLNYIDPIFAYIFIENNGLVSIRCIDDIEIIRDSHNILKRYESGQYNHYVPINESGRSYKLLMWFDQYVTSFKKKIGQ; from the coding sequence ATGTTTTCAAAACTATACACTGAAAACTTCAGAAATCTAAGTAATGAAGAGATTTCGTTCAGAACTCGACGTGGTTCATTAAAACAAGCCGCTTTCTTTTTCGGTGACAACGGTGTTGGGAAAACATCCATCATCTATGCCCTTGGATTTCTAAAATGCACCACGGATGCTTTTTTGTATAATTTCCGTATTCACCAATCAAACAGCACTGTCCAACCCTTTAATCTAAGACAACACGCGCAACAACACACCCGTCTTGGTGCTAAAGGGGCTTTAAAAATACACTATGAACTCATCATTGATAAAGAATTATATATTTATACACTTGAGTTTACTCCAGAAGGAACCCTTGAAAAAGAAGTCCTCTTTAGGAAAGTCCGTGGCAATTTCCACGTGCTTTTTTCTTATACCGGGCATGCGTTATACCTTTGTGATCAAGAATTCTCAAAATCCATGGAACCTTGGCTCAGACGTCAATTCAACGAACACATCCAAAACTATACCTTCCTATCACTCATTTACTATGGGTATCGCGAAGACATTATTCACCCTAAAAATCACCTTTGTGAATTTCTGAAACGTTTGGGTCGTTATCACCTTCAACATGAATCGTTCAATCATCAAGACCACTTTAATATCGTTGAGAATCAAAGCGTCTATGCAACCCATGGCATCAGTCCTTCTGAATTTGAATTATTTCAAAACGCTGGGGGTGTTCTTGTAACTCAAGTTGCGAAAGTGTTATATCCAAACATTGATCATGTGCGTTATAAATATGAAAAACAAAAAGATGGTAAATTAGCGTATCAACTGATGACCTATATCAAAGTTGGTGATCAAGTTCAATTAGCACAAAACCACCAACTTCCAAAAAGCTACTTTAGTTTTCTTGAGTTTTGTTTTGCCCTACTCGACTTGCTTGTAGGCAATGCAGTTGTTTATGATGATATGGATGCTTTATTCAGCTCAGAAACACTCAAGTATTTCATCAAAAACATCACTCAAAAAACATCAGCACAAGTAATGATGACCTTTAATACTCCAGAGCTCTTAAATTATATTGATCCAATTTTCGCTTATATATTCATTGAAAACAATGGCTTAGTCTCCATACGGTGTATTGATGATATAGAAATCATCCGCGACTCCCACAATATCCTAAAACGCTATGAAAGTGGTCAATACAACCACTATGTTCCCATTAACGAAAGTGGGCGTTCTTATAAATTATTAATGTGGTTTGATCAATATGTCACTTCATTTAAGAAAAAAATTGGCCAATAA
- a CDS encoding Cna B-type domain-containing protein, whose amino-acid sequence MTVSKVWIDNNNALGLRTPVRIELYQNGHPTQQTLVLDDSNQWTSSFDNLPVYEHGVEIEYTIQEQAVSGYRTHITGESKTGYIVSNVLIPQEPIKPFVPKPQTVIPGLGISTNSLDLIFIGLGLVLIVISIRHKRRIK is encoded by the coding sequence ATCACCGTTTCAAAAGTATGGATTGACAATAACAATGCGCTTGGACTTCGAACACCTGTACGCATTGAACTATACCAAAATGGACACCCAACACAACAGACACTCGTATTGGACGACTCAAATCAATGGACATCATCCTTTGATAACTTACCGGTTTATGAGCATGGTGTTGAAATTGAGTACACAATCCAAGAGCAGGCTGTATCTGGATATCGCACACACATTACCGGTGAGTCAAAGACGGGTTATATTGTGTCCAATGTACTCATACCTCAAGAACCAATCAAACCCTTTGTGCCAAAACCACAGACAGTAATTCCTGGACTTGGAATAAGCACTAACAGTTTGGACTTAATCTTTATTGGTTTAGGTCTTGTTCTTATTGTCATATCTATCAGACACAAACGTCGGATTAAATAA